ACCTATTTCCATTAAAAGTGCATGGAAAAACATTTTTGGAAGCAAAAAAGACACATATAACTATCCAATCACACATGATCAGGTGTACCGATACCGGTAGGTGATCCCAACTCCAAGTCCTACTATTGCATGACTAAGAAAGCTTTTGCCATTTCAAATTTAACTTATGATACTTGTGTGTTTCAAATGGGAAGCTTGACTTTCAATAGTTTTTTCATATCATATTTCaagatttaaaatatgaaaagatttTTCTGGCCGtaggcaatatatatatatatatatataattttgtctTTAATAGCATTTATTGGTTTCAAAAACTTCAGGAAGAGTGGTGGATAAAAGCAATGGTGACGTAGCCTGCGATGGGTATCACAAATATAAGGTGACTTTACATTTAGCTCTCAGTCCAgtattatttttctcattttcttatcATTGTTGGGATTTCACATGAAAGCAATGATCCCACAAGTTAGTAGTTTGATGTGAAGATTTATAACGACTTGGACATATTTTTCCTTGCTAGTTAGCTTTTAAAAGGCGAGTTCTATCTGTCCcaacaaatggtatcaaagttGAAGTGTGGAAACTCCAATGTGCCTCCAAGGATGGAAAATCCCTCAGAAAATATCTCAATTCCCATGTGTGATCCGTGGATAAGGAGATTGTAGGAGTTCACGTAAAAACAATAATCCTGCATCGGATTTGAGTAACCTAATACGGAGGCTTATAAGGACTTAGACACCCTCTCCTTTATAGATGATTTTTAAGGGCAAGTTCTATATGAGTCGTAAGAAGTGGTATCTAAAGTGAGTTTAGCAATGCAGTATCACAATAATCAAGCTTTATATATTCTTATTTTTGTCTCCTAGGATGATGTCAAGCTCATGGTGGATACAGGATTGGAAGCTTACCGGTTTTCCATCTCATGGTCCAGACTTATTCCAAGTATGATGACTACCAACCGTCACATTCTCTTATTATCAATAGAAAAGGTGTAGATTAGGGGGGGGGGGGNNNNNNNNNNNNNNNNNNNNAAAAAAATGGTTTCATTTGTGAATCTTACTGTGACAGTTTTGTCATCTCATTGTAGATGGAAAAGGACCTGTGAATCCAATGGGACTACACTACTACAATAGTCTCATTAATGAAATCACCAGCCATGGTAAGTTAAGATTTATCTTTATAAACTGTGAATTCCCAAACAGCCATTAGAAATTATGGATTAGAAAACAAGGTGTGATCAATCATGCAAAAGTTCTTAGCCCCACTTACGCAtacagtttcttctttttccatataaGACTAACCTGTCTAATTctcacatagagagagagagagaggacgcTCTTCGtactagtagtagtagtagtcaAGGTGGGCGTAGCCCAAATCACGGCCGCAGAGCCAATAAACCGTGATGATTTAGCCAGGGTGGGTGTGGGTATAGCCCAAACCAAGACCGCAGAGCCAATAACCAGAGATGATTTCCCGTCTGAGTTTGTTTTTGGTTCAGGGAGCTCAGCTTATCAGGTCAGTTatccttttcttctgttttaattttgaaataacaaatgatgatgatgatgataataaagGAGGAAGAATTAAATAGGTTGAAGGGGCAGCGTTCGAGGATGGAAAGTCTACCAGCGTTTGGGATACTTTCGCTCACTCTGGTCAGTAGGGTATATGATCCCAACTCCTACTCCGCAAGACTAGAAAAGCTTTTGCCCTTTCAAATTAAACTTAAGATCCCTGTGTGTTCCAAATGAAAGTTCTCTTGCAATGGATTTTCACAAAACTACTTGTTACAAACAAGATCTTGTTGTTGCATCGAGACATATAATTGTTGACTAATCTGGCTAACGTTGAACTTGGTAAAATGAAATTGTTGAATATTTGAAAAATGAGACTATTCAAGAATACACATTGAATGCTGAGATGGTTTTAAATTTAAAGAATATCTATAGTAATGCGTGTATATGCATATGTTTCTCTAAAAAATTGTCTTTTATTAGCATTTGTGGTTTCAAAAATTTCAGGAGGACTGATACCGGTGGACAAAAGCAACGGTGACATAGCCTGTGACGAGTATCACAAATATAAGGTGTCTTTACATTCAGACTTTAGTCTAATATTATATGTATTTTCATGATTTATCATTGTTGGGGTTCCACTTGAAAGCAATGATCCCACATACGACAATGTAAATAGTCCGATCTAAAGGTTTATAAGGAATTTCACCCTTCCTTAATAGTTAGCTTTTAAAGGTGAATTATATCTATATGTAGAAGAGGTGTCAAAGCCCTTCATTATAACATTGGTGTCATTCAAATGTGAAAAATTCCACGTCAGATGTGAGTAGCATGATGTGAAAGCTTATAAGGATTTAGGCACCCTCTCCATAATGAATAGCTTTTAGGAACGATTCATTCTAAATGAGACCTAACAAGTGGTATGAAAATCGTAACGTGACACCTAATTTTTTCTATGTCACAAAGTTGAATCTAGCAAGTGAGTTTTTGCAATGCGGTGACAAAGTATTCAAGTTttatatattcttcttttttgtctCCTAGGAAGATGTCAAACTCATGGTGGATACAGGATTGGAAGCTTACCGGTTCTCCATCGCATGGCCCAGACTTATTCCAAGTATGATGACTACATTATCTCATTATCAGTGAAAAATGAGTTAGAggatggggaaaaaaaagaagtcagTCATTTGTGAATCATACtaatgacaattttttcatcTCATTGTCAGATGGAAGAGGACTTGTGAATCCAAAGGGACTACAATACTACAATAGTCTCATTAATGAACTCATCAGCCATGGTAGGGAGGGGGTAGGAGGAATCAATAAGtcttatatattaatttttttgtgaattttctacatttatttttcattttcttgatgGAACAGGAATTCAACCACATGTTACACTATTCCATTATGATCTTCCTCAAACACTCGAAGATGAATACAAAGGATGGTTGAGCCTAAAGATTGTGTTAGTATTCTACTCCTCTCCTCTTTTCCAATAAGGGGCCTAAACTCTGATACCATGTCGTTGGAGGGTTCAACCCAAAAACTTAAAACATTAGGTGAATAGCTCTTCAAGTATTTGAAGCATCAAGGAACAAACTTAACCGATGTAGGACTATACCTCTATTAACTCCTAAAAATATCTCAACATTAGTGTTGGTGGTGcgaatgatgatgataatgggATCTTTGTACTAATTTTGGGCTAAAATTGTAGGAAGGATTTCACAGCATATGCAGATGTATGCTTCAGAGAGTTCGGTGATAGAGTTTCCCATTGGACTACTTTGAACGAGCCCAATGTGTTCGCATTAGGAGCATATGACATAGGAGTTTTCCCACCTGCCcattgttcttccccatttggTATCAATTGCAAAATCGGCAACTCTACTGTTGAGCCATACATTGCTGCCCATAATATCTTGCTTGCTCATGCATCAGTTGCAAGATTGTACAAAAAGAAGTaccaggtctctctctctctctctctctctctctctctctctctctctctctctctctctctctctctctctctctctctgtttttgttGATAGAGAACTAAGAACTCATGGTCAAATCTAACATGGAATATGGATTGTCATGCAGGCCAAGCAAAAGGGATTTATAGGGATCAATTTATTTGCCTATTGGTTAGCTCCTTTGACAAACACAACAAAAGATATAAGAGCAACTCAGAGGGCCAATGACTTCTATATTGGTTGGCAAGTCTCTCTATCTCCAACCTTCAATATagaacatttatttatttatttatttatttataatgaaaggTGTTTTCACATCCTTTGGAGTGGAATAGTCTCTACGGGCCCCACAAGTCATTTCCACTCCAAAGAGAATGGGAATccgaaggaagaaagaaagattatGTCAAAGGGATTCAAACCCAACTAATGCTTTGTGAGACACTTGTCACCAATGGGCCAACCCCCCTTGAGGTTTACATAACATGGAACATTAGAAGACACattaatttaaaatattaatCATCTGCTAATAATTGTTGACTAGTTGCAGGTTTTTGGACCCATTGGTGTTTGGAGATTACCCTGAAAGTGTGAAAAAGAATGCTGGCTCAAGGATCCCTTCTTTCACTCCAAGCCAATCAAGGCTAGTGAAAGGTTCATATGACTTCTTTGCACTAAACCATTACTACACAATGTACGTACAGGATGATCCTGATAGTCTCAAACACGATCAGAGAGACTATATGAGAGACATGGCCATCAAGTTGATAAGTATATATGTCTTGATTTCATTTCCTTCCGTTTATGCTAATAGCTACTTACACTTGCTGCTTAGATCAACTCTTtaagaaattttccattttttaaacTTCCATATTTGCAGATAAAGCGAAAGGATTACCAATTCCGGGTGAGGTAATGATATATATGCAAGCTCTATTGAGAATATTTATCAATTTTAGCAAAATTACTAACCTCACAGATCTATGAGCCTCATAGTCCAATCAGACCTGAAAATAGTGTGTGAAATACAAATAAAAGTTCTCTAACAAGTGATTGAATAATTAAGGACCAAGCTTTCCTTCAACTGTGATGGAAAGAGAATCTCGTCAGCCACAGGATCATACCCTATGATTCGACCAAGGATGGGTGTTTTAGATTTTCGGCAATAAAAGGTGGGAGTTAATGATAAAACACATTGTTATAGGACTCTAATCAAAATGTCAAATCACCGTAGAATCTAGATGAAGAGTGAAAATAGTTATGAGTGGCAAAAAACTTCCGTTGACAAATAACGTTGTAATATATGTAAAAATTAGTTTATTTagagaaagttttcctacacTGCAGGAAAAGGAAAACCCACAATCTAAGAATTAGAAAGTTCAAAATGCCTCTACTCTCATTATAATCCCATCCTTTCTCAATACTGCCCATGGGAAAAGAAAACCTCCCTTGCCATGGGGTGAAAGGAAACTgcacccccccctccccccctctatTATGTAGCAATTGAGCTGACAATTAACTGTGAGGTTAGCATTtccattttgttatttttatatgGGATCCCAAGGGTCCTCTTAGCTAAATTAATCTAAGGAATAGGCGGATGTGATGCAGCTCCCAGCCATTCCGTTTGGCATGCAAGGTGTGCTGGAGTATATCAAGCAAACTTATGACAACCCACCCATCTACATACACGAAAATGGTAAGCCTTTTTTCGCTGTTAATTTAAAATCAATCTaaaaccaaacggagccttaggtCCACAGAGAACCTTTTCACCTCTTGTCATTTTAGAGAAGTTAATTAATTTTACACATACTATGCTTGATGAAATGCCTGATGGTTCATACTATGTTTCTAGGTCAAATTACATCTCATAATTCATCATTGAATGACATGTCAAGGGTGAAATTCTTAGAGGGCAACATTGAAAGTCTACTGCAGGCTGTGAGGTATAGACTTAATGGAGGAGaaaaagtttttttatttttattttcctctctttctaaTATTTTATTAGATTAACCAGgatttaatctctctctctttcatgtgtGTACATGTTTGGAAATTGACAGGAATGGATCAAATGTTAAAGGGTATTTCACTTGGTCCTTTTTAGATGTATATGAACTATTTTATGGCTACCAAGCAAGCTATGGCCTCTATTATGTAGACTTCAACAGCCCTGATTTGAAGAGACAGCCTAAGGTATCTGCACATTGGTACTCCAACTTTCtcaaggggagaagaagaagaaacaaggatCAATACCCTTATGATCATTGAATATTGAATATGTgtagttgaattttttttccataaattcCCACTCTCTTGATGAGCCAGATGGGACTGTTGGAGTTttggtgtttggttcagtaaatctttggaatgacattctttagaatgataattcttaatttttgaagttgtttggttccactaggatgaccctcataagtgagcatcctacttcccatgaatgatcatattacaaaggatgtgttccaaatatgagtttacctcaacacttaaattcagatttgagcaacctttttaccacctagtataaaaggagaaagcgaaaAGGCGTTCTCtatggaagccaatatctcaacctgcgagaaacatgtactagccttaaggcaaccaaacgatttttcagaaagaaacataattcagaagaatgtctatcaaaagattgacattcatatccgatacagacaccatttgatttaccgaaccaaacaccccactctctctctagattttctATCTTAGATCTCTCAATTCTTGGCTCGTTCTTCATAAATGGTATTAATGATAGACCAGTTTGTTAAAAGACAAGACGTGTCTAAATCACcatcttttgttttgttctaaTTGTTAAGGCAGAAGATTTCTTCACCGAAAAGGTTTACCTACATAATGCTAAGCATTTCTGGGTTGATATCTTCCATAATCTCATTATATGTATGCATAATGATTTACAACTGAGCTTTAGTGAATAATTTAGAATTGTTATTCGTCAAATTCCAATGGATGAAAGTACTTTAATTATTATGTGTGACCGTGTATCTTTCCTGTTTTGTTTTTACTCCGGATTGTAAATGTGTGAAGTCGCAATTATACATGTATTATTTCGGGATT
This Macadamia integrifolia cultivar HAES 741 chromosome 10, SCU_Mint_v3, whole genome shotgun sequence DNA region includes the following protein-coding sequences:
- the LOC122091759 gene encoding beta-glucosidase 11-like (The sequence of the model RefSeq protein was modified relative to this genomic sequence to represent the inferred CDS: added 23 bases not found in genome assembly) gives rise to the protein MWRKQLSRTLFVLVVVVVKVGVAQITAAEPINRDDLARVGVGIAQTKTAEPITRDDFPSEFVFGSGSSAYQVEGAAFEDGKSTSVWDTFAHSGGLIPVDKSNGDIACDEYHKYKEDVKLMVDTGLEAYRFSIAWPRLIPNGRGLVNPKGLQYYNSLINELISHGIQPHVTLFHYDLPQTLEDEYKGWLSLKIVKDFTAYADVCFREFGDRVSHWTTLNEPNVFALGAYDIGVFPPAHCSSPFGINCKIGNSTVEPYIAAHNILLAHASVARLYKKKYQAKQKGFIGINLFAYWLAPLTNTTKDIRATQRANDFYIGWFLDPLVFGDYPESVKKNAGSRIPSFTPSQSRLVKGSYDFFALNHYYTMYVQDDPDSLKHDQRDYMRDMAIKLINKAKGLPIPGELPAIPFGMQGVLEYIKQTYDNPPIYIHENGQITSHNSSLNDMSRVKFLEGNIESLLQAVRNGSNVKGYFTWSFLDVYELFYGYQASYGLYYVDFNSPDLKRQPKVSAHWYSNFLKGRRRRNKDQYPYDH